A portion of the Haemophilus influenzae genome contains these proteins:
- the parE gene encoding DNA topoisomerase IV subunit B: protein MTTNYSAQEITVLKDLEPVQIRPGMYTDTTRPNHLAQEVIDNSVDEALAGFATKIEVILHPDQSIEVTDNGRGMPVDIHPTEGVSGVEVILTKLHAGGKFSNKNYEFAGGLHGVGISVVNALSERVDIQVKRNGEVYKIAFENGSKVEELEVIGTCGRRTTGTTVHFKPNPKYFDSAKFSVSRLRHLLRAKAVLCSGLEIKFIDKVNNTQDIWLYEDGLSDYLIEAVNGFETLPKKPFVGEFKGTNEAVSWALLWLPEGGELIGESYVNLIPTIQGGTHVNGLRQGLLDAIREFCEFRNLLPRGVKLTADDIWERCSYILSLKMQDAQFAGQTKERLSSRQSAVFVSGVLKDAFSLWLNQNVQDAEKLAEIAISSAQRRLRAAKKVVRKKLVSGPALPGKLADCGSQDLEKTELFLVEGDSAGGSAKQARDREYQAILPLRGKILNTWEVSPDQVLGSTEIHDIAVALGIDPDSNDLSQLRYGKVCILADADSDGLHIATLLCALFLRHFPKLVQDGHVYVAMPPLYRIDLNKEVFYALDENEKEAILDRLKNKKGKPNVQRFKGLGEMNPSQLRETTMDPNTRRLVQLTYDLGEDQGSDTLELMDMLLAKKRSEDRKNWLQAKGDQVDLSV, encoded by the coding sequence ATGACAACCAATTATTCAGCTCAAGAAATTACCGTTCTTAAAGATCTCGAACCAGTGCAAATTCGCCCTGGTATGTATACAGACACAACTCGTCCTAATCATTTAGCACAAGAAGTTATTGATAACAGCGTAGATGAAGCCCTTGCGGGTTTTGCCACAAAAATTGAAGTAATTTTACACCCTGATCAATCCATTGAAGTCACAGACAATGGTCGCGGTATGCCTGTGGATATTCATCCTACGGAAGGCGTTTCCGGCGTAGAGGTGATCCTGACTAAACTGCATGCGGGTGGTAAATTCTCCAATAAAAATTATGAATTTGCGGGTGGTTTACACGGTGTGGGGATTTCTGTGGTGAATGCGCTTTCTGAACGCGTAGATATTCAAGTCAAACGCAATGGGGAAGTATATAAAATTGCCTTTGAAAACGGCAGTAAAGTAGAAGAATTGGAAGTTATTGGGACTTGTGGCAGACGCACAACGGGAACAACCGTTCACTTCAAACCGAATCCAAAATATTTTGACAGTGCAAAATTTTCCGTTAGCCGCTTACGCCATTTGTTAAGAGCGAAAGCGGTACTCTGCTCAGGGCTTGAAATCAAATTCATTGATAAAGTAAACAATACTCAAGATATTTGGTTATATGAAGATGGGCTTTCCGATTACCTTATCGAAGCAGTAAATGGCTTTGAAACCCTTCCCAAAAAACCATTTGTTGGCGAATTTAAAGGAACAAATGAAGCGGTTAGCTGGGCATTACTTTGGTTGCCAGAAGGTGGCGAACTGATTGGCGAAAGCTATGTAAACTTAATTCCAACAATTCAAGGCGGAACACATGTTAATGGCCTACGTCAAGGTTTATTAGATGCCATTCGTGAATTTTGCGAATTTAGAAATCTATTACCACGCGGGGTAAAACTTACCGCTGATGATATTTGGGAGCGTTGTTCTTACATTCTTTCCCTTAAAATGCAAGATGCACAATTCGCAGGGCAAACTAAAGAACGCTTATCATCACGCCAAAGTGCGGTGTTTGTCAGCGGTGTTTTAAAAGATGCGTTCAGTCTATGGCTAAACCAAAATGTACAAGACGCTGAAAAATTAGCAGAAATTGCCATTAGTTCTGCACAACGCCGATTACGTGCGGCTAAAAAAGTCGTACGTAAAAAACTTGTTAGTGGCCCAGCATTACCAGGAAAATTAGCAGATTGTGGCTCACAGGATTTAGAAAAAACAGAATTATTTTTAGTGGAGGGCGACTCTGCGGGCGGTTCAGCAAAACAAGCGCGTGATCGCGAATATCAAGCGATTTTGCCGTTACGTGGGAAAATCTTAAACACATGGGAAGTTTCCCCTGATCAAGTATTAGGTTCAACAGAAATTCACGATATTGCCGTTGCTCTAGGCATCGACCCTGACAGCAATGATTTATCACAACTTCGCTATGGTAAAGTCTGTATTCTCGCAGATGCTGATTCCGATGGACTGCATATTGCTACTCTACTCTGCGCCTTGTTCTTACGCCATTTTCCGAAATTGGTACAAGACGGTCACGTTTATGTAGCAATGCCACCGCTTTATCGTATTGACTTAAATAAGGAAGTCTTCTACGCATTAGATGAAAATGAAAAAGAGGCAATTTTAGATCGGTTAAAAAATAAAAAAGGCAAACCGAATGTTCAACGTTTTAAAGGTTTAGGCGAAATGAATCCATCACAATTGCGTGAAACAACAATGGATCCTAATACTCGTCGTCTCGTTCAATTAACTTATGATTTAGGGGAAGATCAAGGCTCAGATACATTAGAACTGATGGATATGTTATTAGCGAAAAAACGTTCCGAAGACCGTAAAAATTGGTTGCAAGCGAAAGGCGATCAGGTTGATTTATCTGTTTAG
- the parC gene encoding DNA topoisomerase IV subunit A, with amino-acid sequence MTNINYEGIEQMPLRTFTEKAYLNYSMYVIMDRALPFIGDGLKPVQRRIVYAMSELGLNATAKYKKSARTVGDVLGKFHPHGDSACYEAMVLMAQPFSYRYPLVDGQGNWGAPDDPKSFAAMRYTESRLSKISEILLNELGQGTVDYQPNFDGTLAEPQYLPARLPHILLNGTTGIAVGMATDIPPHNINEIADAAVMLLDNPKARLDDVLEIVQGPDFPTEAEIISPKSEIRKIYEQGRGSIKMRATWKKEDGEIIISALPHQSSPSKVIAQIADQMTAKKLPMLEDIRDEADHENPIRIVLVPRSNRVDTDALMAHLFATTDLEKSYRVNMNMIGLDHKPAVKGLLEILNEWLTFRRTTVTRRLQYRLDKVLSRLHILEGLMIAFLNIDEVIEIIRHEDDPKAELMARFNLSDEQADAILNLRLRHLAKLEENQLKAEQDELEKERLNLEAILGSERRLNTLIKKEIQEDAKKYASPRMSQLVEREEAKMISESDMTPAEPVTVILSEMGWVRCAKGHDIDPKSLSYKAGDSYLAHACGKSNQAVVFIDSTGRSYALDPLSLPSARSQGEPLTGKLNLPTGATIEYVVMASEQQELLMASDAGYGFICKFEDLIARNKTGKALISLPENAKVLKPKTLINSTALVVAITSAGRMLIFPAQDLPVLSKGKGNKMITIPAANAKDRSELLTKLLLISDQASLEFYSGKRKIVLKPEDLQKFRAERGRKGSTLPRGLHTNLEIMVIEP; translated from the coding sequence ATGACAAATATCAACTATGAAGGCATTGAGCAAATGCCTCTACGCACCTTCACTGAAAAGGCTTATCTCAACTATTCTATGTATGTCATCATGGATCGTGCGTTGCCTTTTATCGGTGATGGTTTAAAACCCGTTCAACGTCGTATTGTATATGCGATGTCTGAACTTGGCTTAAATGCCACGGCAAAATACAAAAAATCTGCTCGTACCGTCGGTGATGTACTCGGTAAATTCCATCCACATGGTGACAGCGCTTGTTATGAAGCAATGGTGTTAATGGCACAACCCTTCTCTTATCGTTATCCGCTTGTAGATGGTCAAGGTAACTGGGGGGCGCCAGATGATCCAAAATCCTTCGCAGCCATGCGTTATACGGAATCTCGCCTATCTAAAATCTCTGAAATCTTGTTGAATGAACTCGGACAAGGAACAGTAGATTATCAACCAAACTTTGATGGAACCTTAGCTGAACCACAATATTTACCTGCTCGTTTACCGCATATTTTATTGAACGGCACAACTGGTATTGCGGTGGGTATGGCGACAGATATTCCACCACACAATATTAACGAAATTGCTGATGCGGCAGTAATGTTGCTAGATAATCCTAAAGCGAGATTAGATGATGTACTTGAAATTGTTCAAGGCCCAGATTTTCCAACAGAAGCTGAAATTATTTCGCCAAAATCAGAAATTCGTAAAATTTATGAGCAAGGTCGTGGCTCAATAAAAATGCGTGCAACTTGGAAAAAAGAAGACGGCGAGATCATTATTTCTGCACTTCCACATCAATCTTCGCCCTCAAAAGTTATTGCACAAATAGCCGATCAAATGACGGCAAAAAAACTGCCAATGCTAGAAGATATTCGAGATGAAGCCGATCACGAAAACCCAATTAGAATTGTACTAGTCCCTCGCTCAAATCGAGTCGATACTGATGCCTTAATGGCACATTTATTTGCTACAACAGATCTTGAAAAAAGCTACCGTGTAAATATGAATATGATCGGGCTTGATCATAAACCTGCGGTAAAAGGCTTATTAGAAATCTTAAATGAATGGCTCACTTTCCGTCGCACAACGGTCACTCGTCGCCTTCAATATCGCCTAGATAAAGTGCTCTCTCGCTTGCATATTTTAGAAGGCTTGATGATAGCCTTTTTAAATATTGATGAAGTTATCGAAATTATACGCCACGAAGATGATCCAAAAGCAGAGCTTATGGCACGCTTTAATTTAAGCGATGAACAAGCCGATGCCATTTTAAATTTACGCTTACGTCATTTAGCGAAATTAGAAGAAAACCAACTCAAAGCAGAACAAGATGAACTTGAAAAAGAGCGGTTAAATTTAGAAGCAATTTTAGGATCAGAACGCCGTTTGAATACGCTTATCAAAAAAGAAATTCAAGAAGATGCGAAAAAATATGCCAGTCCACGTATGTCTCAACTGGTCGAACGTGAAGAAGCCAAAATGATCTCTGAAAGTGATATGACGCCAGCAGAACCAGTTACTGTCATCTTATCAGAAATGGGCTGGGTACGTTGTGCAAAAGGACACGATATTGATCCTAAATCATTAAGCTACAAAGCTGGCGATAGCTATCTAGCTCACGCTTGTGGCAAAAGTAATCAAGCCGTTGTATTCATTGATAGCACGGGGCGGAGTTATGCACTCGATCCGCTTTCATTGCCTTCCGCTCGCTCCCAAGGCGAACCACTTACAGGTAAACTCAATTTACCCACTGGTGCGACCATTGAATATGTTGTAATGGCCAGCGAACAGCAAGAATTATTGATGGCTTCTGATGCGGGATATGGTTTTATTTGTAAATTTGAAGATTTAATTGCACGTAACAAGACTGGAAAAGCCTTGATTTCTTTACCAGAAAATGCCAAAGTGTTGAAGCCTAAAACATTGATAAATTCTACCGCACTTGTTGTCGCAATCACATCAGCAGGCAGAATGTTGATTTTTCCAGCACAGGATTTACCGGTATTATCAAAAGGTAAAGGCAATAAAATGATCACTATTCCCGCAGCGAATGCAAAAGATCGTAGCGAACTATTGACAAAATTATTGCTTATTTCAGATCAAGCAAGTCTTGAATTTTATTCTGGAAAACGAAAAATTGTATTAAAACCAGAAGATCTGCAAAAGTTCCGCGCAGAACGAGGCAGAAAAGGTTCGACATTACCACGTGGATTACATACCAATCTTGAAATTATGGTAATCGAGCCGTAA
- the gltS gene encoding sodium/glutamate symporter codes for MSYTFSTYETLALASLVLLLGYFLVKRINVLKTFNIPEPVVGGFIVAIGLLIWHKIDGTSFNFDKNLQTTMMLVFFTSIGLSANFSRLIKGGRPLVVFLFIAALLILGQNVIGIASSMALGIHPAYGLLAGSVTLTGGHGTGAAWADTFAHQFNLQGATEIAIACATFGLVFGGIIGGPVARFLLNRQKQGENPENDEVDDIQEAFEHPTYKRKITARSLIETIAMISVCLLIGQYLDVQTKGTALQLPTFVWCLFTGVIVRNILTNIFRFQVAESAIDVLGSVGLSIFLAIALMSLRLWELAGLAIDVLIVLAIQVAFMAAFAIFITYRAMGKDYDAVVLSAGHCGFGLGATPTAIANMQAVTSRFGPSHKAFLIVPMVGAFFIDLINAALLKVSFAVVNMLA; via the coding sequence ATGAGCTATACTTTTAGCACGTATGAAACCCTTGCATTAGCAAGCTTAGTTTTGCTATTGGGCTATTTTTTGGTTAAACGCATTAATGTATTAAAAACATTTAACATTCCAGAGCCAGTTGTTGGTGGCTTTATTGTTGCCATTGGTCTTTTAATTTGGCACAAAATTGATGGAACATCCTTTAACTTCGATAAAAATCTACAAACCACAATGATGTTAGTGTTTTTTACTTCTATCGGTTTAAGTGCTAACTTTTCCCGTCTAATTAAAGGCGGAAGGCCACTCGTTGTATTTTTATTCATTGCTGCATTATTAATCTTAGGACAAAACGTTATTGGCATTGCAAGCTCAATGGCATTAGGAATCCATCCCGCTTATGGTTTACTTGCAGGTTCAGTAACCTTAACAGGTGGTCACGGCACTGGAGCTGCTTGGGCGGATACATTTGCACATCAATTTAATCTACAAGGTGCAACTGAAATTGCCATTGCCTGTGCAACTTTCGGTTTAGTATTCGGTGGTATCATCGGTGGTCCTGTCGCTCGTTTCTTATTAAATCGCCAAAAACAAGGCGAAAATCCTGAAAATGATGAAGTTGATGACATTCAAGAAGCATTTGAACACCCAACTTATAAACGTAAAATTACTGCACGTTCATTAATTGAAACAATTGCAATGATTTCAGTATGTTTATTAATTGGTCAATATTTAGATGTGCAAACAAAAGGTACTGCACTCCAATTACCAACTTTCGTATGGTGTTTATTCACTGGTGTTATTGTCCGCAATATTTTAACCAACATTTTCCGTTTCCAAGTAGCAGAATCCGCTATTGACGTATTAGGTAGCGTAGGCTTATCCATCTTTTTAGCAATTGCTTTAATGTCATTAAGACTTTGGGAACTTGCAGGTTTAGCAATTGATGTATTAATTGTTCTTGCTATTCAAGTCGCATTTATGGCTGCCTTTGCAATTTTCATTACTTATCGAGCAATGGGTAAAGATTACGATGCCGTCGTATTAAGTGCTGGACACTGTGGTTTTGGTTTAGGCGCAACCCCAACAGCAATCGCTAATATGCAAGCTGTCACCAGCCGTTTTGGGCCATCGCACAAAGCATTTTTAATCGTTCCAATGGTCGGTGCATTCTTTATCGACTTAATCAACGCTGCGCTATTAAAAGTTTCATTTGCAGTTGTAAATATGCTCGCGTAA
- a CDS encoding RimK family alpha-L-glutamate ligase, with protein sequence MKLLMLCREPRLYSCQRLKEAAKHQGHEMDILDPNHCFLKLSQNPPHFQIFYQENSESKPYLLPDYDAVLPRFGTTSTQMGCSVLQHFEGKGTFCLNSSQAFLNARDKWKSLQLLLKAGVPVPNSLLSGGEVQAHATIPHISSPTILKTLNGSQGIGVILAEKPQSAVSIMEAFKQTNISMLQQDFIEEAGNADIRCFVMGDQVVATMQRIGQNGEFRANCHRGGKTEKITLSDEEKQIAIQATKAIGLDVAGVDLIRSKNGLLVLEVNASPGLEMIEKTSGIDIAAEIIDYIEINAFINSR encoded by the coding sequence ATGAAATTATTAATGCTTTGCCGAGAACCTCGTCTTTATAGTTGCCAACGCTTAAAAGAAGCGGCTAAACATCAAGGGCATGAGATGGATATTTTAGATCCGAATCACTGTTTCTTAAAACTCTCGCAAAATCCACCGCACTTTCAGATTTTTTATCAAGAAAATTCTGAGTCGAAACCTTATTTATTGCCTGATTATGATGCAGTTTTGCCTCGATTTGGCACAACGAGTACGCAAATGGGATGTTCAGTCTTACAGCATTTTGAAGGCAAAGGGACTTTTTGTTTAAATTCATCTCAGGCATTTTTAAATGCGCGTGATAAATGGAAAAGTTTGCAACTTTTGCTGAAGGCTGGTGTTCCTGTTCCCAATTCACTTTTAAGTGGCGGTGAAGTACAAGCTCATGCGACGATACCTCATATCAGTTCGCCGACAATTTTAAAAACGCTAAATGGTTCACAAGGAATTGGGGTAATTTTAGCTGAAAAACCACAAAGTGCGGTGAGCATTATGGAAGCTTTTAAGCAAACCAATATATCTATGTTGCAACAAGATTTTATCGAAGAAGCGGGCAATGCGGATATTCGTTGTTTTGTGATGGGTGATCAAGTGGTAGCAACGATGCAGAGAATTGGGCAAAATGGTGAGTTTCGGGCGAATTGCCATCGTGGCGGAAAAACCGAAAAAATTACCCTAAGCGATGAAGAAAAGCAGATAGCCATTCAAGCAACAAAAGCTATCGGTTTAGATGTGGCTGGCGTGGATTTAATTCGTTCGAAAAATGGATTATTGGTTTTAGAAGTGAATGCAAGCCCAGGCTTAGAAATGATTGAAAAAACAAGTGGGATTGATATTGCAGCTGAAATAATTGATTATATTGAAATAAATGCCTTTATCAATTCAAGATAA
- a CDS encoding GrxA family glutaredoxin encodes MFVVIFGRPGCPYCVRAKNLAEKLKGEVADFDYRYVDIHAEGITKEDLSKSVGKPVETVPQIFIDEKPIGGCTDFEALMKEQFGIVA; translated from the coding sequence ATGTTCGTTGTTATTTTTGGTCGTCCTGGCTGCCCTTACTGTGTGCGTGCAAAAAACCTTGCTGAAAAATTAAAAGGCGAAGTTGCTGATTTTGACTATCGTTATGTGGATATTCACGCAGAAGGCATTACCAAAGAAGATTTATCAAAATCCGTCGGCAAACCAGTAGAAACCGTACCACAAATCTTTATTGATGAAAAACCAATCGGTGGTTGCACTGATTTTGAAGCATTAATGAAAGAACAATTTGGTATCGTTGCTTAA
- the fabB gene encoding beta-ketoacyl-ACP synthase I — protein MRRTVITGFGIISSIGNNKEEVLASLKAGKSGIEVVPEFVEMNMRSHVAGTIKLNPSEHIDRKVFRFMGDAAAYAYLSMREAIEDAGLTEDQVSNDRTGLVIGAGTGSAHNQLVACDAVRGPRGVKAIGPYAVTKTMASSVSACLATPYKIRGVNYSMSSACATSAHCIGHAVELIQLGKQDIVFAGGAEELSWECATEFDAMGAVSTKYNETPEKASRAYDANRDGFVIAGGGAVVVVEELEHALARGAKIYAEIVGYGATSDGYDMVAPSGEGAERCMKQAMATVDTPIDYINVHGTSTPVGDVKELGAIKNVFGDKIPAISSTKSMTGHSLGAAGAHEAIYTLLMLDNDFIAPSINIETLDEAAEGCNIVTETKENAGLQTVMSNSFGFGGTNATLIFKRYNG, from the coding sequence ATGAGAAGAACTGTAATTACAGGCTTTGGGATTATTTCAAGTATCGGTAACAACAAAGAAGAAGTATTGGCTTCATTAAAAGCAGGGAAATCAGGTATTGAAGTTGTGCCTGAGTTTGTAGAAATGAATATGCGTAGCCATGTTGCCGGAACAATCAAATTAAACCCAAGCGAGCACATTGATCGTAAAGTGTTCCGTTTTATGGGTGATGCAGCGGCTTATGCTTATCTTTCTATGCGTGAAGCGATTGAAGATGCAGGCTTAACAGAAGATCAAGTTTCTAATGATCGTACTGGCTTAGTGATTGGCGCAGGTACGGGGTCTGCACATAATCAATTAGTGGCTTGTGATGCGGTTCGTGGCCCTCGCGGTGTAAAAGCGATTGGTCCTTACGCTGTAACGAAAACCATGGCATCAAGTGTTTCAGCTTGTTTAGCAACACCTTATAAAATTCGTGGTGTGAATTATTCTATGAGTTCTGCTTGTGCAACCTCTGCACATTGTATTGGTCATGCGGTTGAATTAATTCAATTAGGCAAACAAGATATCGTTTTTGCTGGTGGTGCAGAAGAATTATCTTGGGAATGTGCTACTGAGTTTGATGCAATGGGTGCAGTTTCAACTAAATACAATGAAACGCCAGAAAAAGCATCTCGTGCTTATGACGCAAATCGTGACGGTTTCGTTATTGCAGGTGGTGGTGCTGTTGTGGTTGTGGAAGAATTAGAACACGCACTTGCTCGTGGTGCAAAAATTTACGCTGAAATTGTAGGTTATGGCGCAACTTCTGATGGTTACGATATGGTTGCACCAAGTGGTGAAGGTGCAGAGCGTTGTATGAAACAAGCAATGGCAACTGTCGATACCCCAATTGATTACATCAATGTACACGGTACATCTACACCAGTAGGTGACGTGAAAGAATTAGGTGCAATCAAAAATGTATTTGGTGACAAAATCCCAGCGATTTCTTCAACTAAATCAATGACTGGTCACTCTTTAGGTGCGGCGGGTGCACACGAAGCAATTTACACGTTATTAATGTTGGATAATGATTTTATTGCACCAAGTATTAATATCGAAACCTTAGATGAAGCCGCTGAAGGTTGCAACATCGTTACTGAGACGAAAGAAAATGCAGGATTACAAACTGTCATGTCAAATAGCTTTGGTTTTGGTGGTACAAATGCGACATTAATTTTTAAACGTTATAACGGTTAA
- the mnmC gene encoding bifunctional tRNA (5-methylaminomethyl-2-thiouridine)(34)-methyltransferase MnmD/FAD-dependent 5-carboxymethylaminomethyl-2-thiouridine(34) oxidoreductase MnmC — MTFSVQHAEIHFNQNHIPVSDQFDDVYFSNENGLAETDYVFLQGNQLWERWITHKDANFVIAETGFGTGLNFFAATQLFREFRQQHENHPLKRLNFISFEKYPLKITALLQAHLACPQFEDLSAHLQRYWPSLILGCHRIHFEETTLDLWFGDVSENLPQLGDYMNERIDAWFLDGFAPSKNPEMWNDDLYNLMFRFTKPNGTFATFTAASAVRKGLESAGFNVTKRKGFGKKRECLSGLKIQSKSTALSTPWYLAQPAKMEKQDVAIIGGGIASLCAAISLIKRGAKVTIYCEDAALALNASGNKQGAFYPQLSDDNALTVDFYLHAFSYGRQLLDWAIEQNIAFEHEFCGVALCAYNEKSAVKLTKISQLGLPNEIFQMLNAEQLSEKVGLPLNCEGGWIEQGAWLAPRQFVQNAFSFLEKQGVIIKTAQKITALSQEEKGWELKNMQGQKYCHEVVILANGHKITDFVQTEKLPLYPIRGQVSQIPTSENLLKLKSVLCYDGYLTPANQLKTSHCIGASHVRDNVDRHFSEQEQQENQQKLQQNIAQPWTQDVDTSDNLARVGIRCSVRDLAPMVGNVPHFEQQQADYYNLFNLRRRKQPIQSAANFQNLFLTAALGSRGLTSAPLLGETLASIIYGEPLPISEGILHNLSANRAWVKKWLKGSKVE, encoded by the coding sequence ATGACCTTTAGCGTCCAACATGCTGAGATTCACTTCAACCAAAACCATATTCCCGTCTCAGATCAATTCGATGATGTCTATTTTTCTAACGAAAATGGATTGGCAGAAACCGATTATGTTTTTCTACAAGGTAATCAACTTTGGGAACGTTGGATAACACACAAAGACGCTAATTTTGTCATCGCTGAAACAGGATTTGGTACAGGATTAAATTTCTTTGCGGCAACTCAATTGTTCCGTGAATTTCGCCAGCAACACGAGAATCATCCTTTAAAACGCCTAAATTTTATTTCCTTTGAAAAATATCCGCTAAAAATCACCGCACTTTTGCAAGCGCATCTTGCCTGTCCGCAGTTTGAAGATTTAAGCGCTCATTTGCAACGTTATTGGCCTTCATTGATTCTAGGTTGTCATCGTATTCATTTTGAAGAGACAACCTTAGATTTATGGTTTGGTGATGTCTCAGAAAACTTGCCACAACTTGGCGATTATATGAATGAACGTATTGATGCTTGGTTTTTAGATGGCTTTGCACCGAGTAAAAATCCTGAAATGTGGAATGATGATCTCTATAACTTAATGTTTCGTTTCACGAAACCCAATGGAACTTTTGCCACTTTCACCGCAGCAAGTGCAGTCAGAAAAGGACTTGAATCCGCAGGCTTTAACGTGACAAAACGTAAAGGCTTCGGCAAAAAGCGAGAATGTTTAAGTGGGTTAAAAATACAATCAAAATCTACCGCACTTTCAACACCTTGGTATCTTGCTCAGCCTGCGAAAATGGAAAAACAAGATGTCGCTATTATCGGCGGTGGTATTGCCTCTCTTTGTGCTGCCATTTCCTTAATAAAACGTGGGGCAAAAGTCACCATTTATTGTGAAGATGCCGCGCTTGCACTTAATGCCTCAGGCAATAAACAAGGTGCATTTTATCCGCAACTTAGCGATGATAATGCGCTCACCGTTGATTTTTACCTGCACGCTTTCAGTTACGGTCGCCAATTACTTGATTGGGCAATCGAACAAAACATAGCGTTTGAACACGAATTTTGTGGCGTGGCACTATGCGCTTACAACGAAAAAAGTGCGGTTAAATTAACAAAGATTTCTCAGCTTGGTTTGCCGAACGAAATCTTCCAAATGCTGAATGCTGAACAACTCAGTGAAAAAGTGGGATTACCGCTTAATTGCGAAGGCGGTTGGATTGAACAAGGGGCTTGGCTTGCACCAAGACAATTTGTTCAAAATGCCTTTTCATTTCTTGAAAAGCAGGGTGTCATCATTAAAACCGCACAAAAAATTACCGCACTTTCTCAAGAAGAAAAAGGTTGGGAACTAAAAAATATGCAAGGTCAAAAATACTGCCATGAAGTCGTCATTCTTGCGAACGGACATAAAATTACTGATTTTGTTCAAACAGAAAAGCTACCGCTCTACCCTATCCGCGGGCAAGTCAGCCAAATTCCAACATCAGAAAACTTACTCAAACTGAAATCTGTGCTTTGTTATGATGGCTATCTTACTCCAGCCAATCAATTAAAAACCTCACATTGCATCGGTGCAAGCCATGTTCGTGATAATGTTGATCGCCATTTTAGCGAACAAGAACAACAAGAAAACCAACAAAAACTCCAGCAAAATATCGCCCAACCTTGGACGCAAGATGTGGATACATCAGATAATCTTGCTCGTGTAGGCATTCGTTGCTCTGTAAGAGATCTTGCCCCAATGGTGGGAAACGTGCCTCATTTTGAACAGCAACAAGCGGATTATTACAATCTATTTAACCTCCGCCGCCGTAAACAACCTATTCAAAGTGCAGCCAATTTTCAGAATCTTTTCTTAACGGCAGCCTTAGGTTCTCGTGGGCTTACCTCTGCTCCACTCTTAGGTGAAACCTTAGCTTCAATCATTTATGGCGAGCCATTACCAATAAGCGAAGGCATATTACATAATCTTTCAGCTAACCGAGCTTGGGTAAAAAAGTGGTTGAAAGGTTCAAAAGTTGAATAA
- the licA gene encoding phosphorylcholine kinase LicA gives MQSINQSINQSINQSINQSINQSINQSINQSINQIVGFVKTCYKPEEVFHFLHQHSIPFSSIGGMTNQNVLLNISGVKFVLRIPNAVNLSLINREYEAFNNAQAYRAGLNVETPVLDAKSGVKLTRYLENSKPLSQIQLNEQSCLSQVVNNLYRLHNSEFVFRNVFSVFDEFRQYFSLLENKSAFYQADSRMDKLSAVFWQFEEINKEIILRPCHNDLVPENMLLQDDRLFFIDWEYSGLNDPLFDIATIIEEAHLSKEAADFLLETYCNQTNKYHKTEFQIAHKRLKIHRFCQNVLWFLWTKVKEEHGENFGDYALKRLDAAFKLLEELP, from the coding sequence ATGCAATCAATCAATCAATCAATCAATCAATCAATCAATCAATCAATCAATCAATCAATCAATCAATCAATCAATCAATCAATCAATCAATCAATCAATCAAATTGTAGGATTTGTTAAAACTTGCTACAAGCCTGAGGAAGTATTTCATTTTCTTCATCAGCATTCCATTCCTTTTTCCTCTATTGGAGGAATGACCAATCAAAATGTTCTACTTAATATTTCTGGAGTTAAGTTTGTATTACGGATCCCTAATGCCGTAAATTTATCACTTATAAATCGAGAATATGAGGCATTCAATAATGCTCAGGCATATCGTGCTGGCTTGAATGTAGAAACTCCCGTATTAGATGCCAAAAGTGGCGTAAAACTGACTCGTTATTTAGAAAATAGTAAGCCGTTAAGTCAGATACAATTAAACGAACAAAGTTGTTTGTCTCAAGTTGTGAATAATTTATATCGTTTACACAATAGTGAATTTGTTTTTCGTAATGTATTTAGCGTATTCGATGAGTTTCGCCAATATTTTTCATTGCTAGAAAACAAATCCGCTTTTTATCAAGCTGATTCGAGAATGGATAAACTTTCAGCTGTATTTTGGCAATTTGAAGAAATCAATAAAGAGATAATTTTACGTCCGTGCCACAATGATTTAGTCCCTGAAAATATGTTATTACAAGATGATCGGCTATTTTTTATCGATTGGGAATATTCGGGCTTAAATGATCCGCTATTTGATATAGCTACTATCATTGAGGAAGCTCATTTATCGAAAGAAGCTGCTGATTTTCTATTAGAAACCTATTGCAATCAGACAAATAAATATCACAAGACAGAATTTCAAATCGCTCACAAACGGTTAAAAATCCATCGTTTTTGCCAAAATGTATTGTGGTTTTTATGGACAAAAGTAAAAGAAGAACACGGCGAGAATTTTGGCGATTATGCGTTAAAACGCTTAGACGCAGCATTTAAACTGTTAGAGGAATTGCCATAA